A genomic window from Nicotiana sylvestris chromosome 11, ASM39365v2, whole genome shotgun sequence includes:
- the LOC104237929 gene encoding uncharacterized protein, translating into MPASASSAPPPPTHSRREDLIGKLSSSSTDTKLKALRDLKNQIIGNRTKKLCFLKLGAVPLITTILSSAAGTAGSACAGDIVELNDSLIIQSAAAIGSFACGFDDGVKAVLDAGAFPLLLRLISYPNDKVVDAAARSLKFIYQSKLAPRYDFLQGNNMTFIWSLLNSENENVTGLGASIITHSCQTSLEQKALSDSGVLKKLTYMLGGSVTQTDASLESVATILKGNPDVVSKFTEPENGGALETITELTKDKSARTRLLACICLIVIKNSAPSCLQSLRIKTKLILILLELLEDDHVGAEAPFALSSLIAEKEDLQLLAFEANVIDKLVNHLRRGPLQSRRLEGILIALANMCSRLERCRDRLLSLEAMKLVGDALSHDSGEVRAAACICLKNVSRSVKNLSAGLFMNESFVVPLVRLLVDDLTCVQVSALDAISNIVVDFLAHKTMFMQCGGVKQLVQLSKSMDSTIRVKAVCALRNLIFLVNNKCKEEILSELTQLTLRSLICDPEASVQEQALALVRNLVDGPLDSIQHIFAEDALLLHAVGQQLQSASKAQVLIQGMYVFTNVASGNEVHKEAVMQELFPPLANDSESIMFKFLHSDDSRLRTAAVWTLVNLTSPSSSGASGWVMKLRNAGIVSQLKNMVNDPCLDVKLRARTALGQSMTSGDGST; encoded by the exons ATGCCGGCCTCAGCATCATCGGCGCCGCCGCCTCCGACTCACAGCCGTCGCGAGGATCTAATCGGAAAATTGAGCTCTTCCTCCACCGATACAAAGCTCAAAGCCCTTCGCGACCTCAAAAATCAAATCATCGGTAACCGTACGAAGAAGCTTTGTTTCCTCAAACTCGGTGCCGTTCCTTTAATTACCACTATCCTCTCTTCCGCCGCCGGTACGGCTGGTTCTGCATGTGCCGGTGATATCGTGGAACTTAACGATTCGCTTATTATTCAATCGGCTGCTGCTATCGGTAGCTTTGCGTGTGGCTTTGATGACGGCGTTAAAGCTGTTTTAGATGCCGgtgcttttcctcttcttcttcgcCTTATTTCTTATCCTAATGATAAG GTGGTGGATGCTGCTGCTCGTTCCCTTAAGTTTATTTATCAGTCAAAGTTAGCCCCAAGGTATGATTTTCTGCAGGGGAATAATATGACATTCATCTGGTCGCTATTGAATAGTGAAAATGAGAATGTGACTGGACTTGGTGCAAGTATCATTACACATTCTTGCCAGACAAGTTTGGAGCAGAAGGCATTAAGCGATTCTGGTGTTTTAAAGAAACTCACTTACATGCTTGGAGGGTCTGTAACTCAAACAGATGCTAGTCTAGAGTCTGTTGCCACTATCCTTAAGGGAAATCCTGACGTCGTTTCAAAGTTCACGGAGCCTGAAAATGGAGGAGCATTGGAGACTATTACTGAATTGACCAAGGATAAAAGTGCCCGGACAAGATTGCTTGCTTGCATATGCTTGATTGTCATAAAGAACTCTGCTCCCTCTTGCCTTCAAAGTTTACGAATCAAAACAAAATTGATATTAATACTACTTGAGCTTCTTGAGGATGATCATGTTGGAGCCGAAGCTCCTTTTGCCTTGTCTAGTTTAATTGCAGAAAAGGAGGATTTGCAATTATTAGCATTCGAGGCAAATGTTATTGATAAGCTTGTCAACCACCTGCGAAGAGGTCCATTACAGTCGAGACGTTTAGAGGGTATACTTATTGCTTTGGCTAACATGTGCTCCAGATTGGAACGGTGCAGGGATCGGCTTCTGTCATTAGAG GCTATGAAGCTTGTAGGTGATGCCCTGAGTCATGACAGTGGTGAAGTGCGTGCTGCAGCATGTATATGCTTGAAAAATGTTTCTCGCTCAGTCAAG AATCTTAGTGCAGGTCTATTTATGAATGAAAGCTTTGTTGTTCCCTTGGTTCGGCTTTTAGTTGATGATTTGACCTGTGTCCAg GTTTCTGCCCTTGATGCCATCAGCAACATAGTGGTTGATTTCTTGGCGCATAAGACAATGTTTATGCAATGTGGAGGTGTGAAGCAGCTTGTTCAGCTTTCGAAGTCAATGGATTCAACTATTAGGGTAAAAGCCGTGTGTGCTTTAAGGAACCTGATATTCCTTGTGAACAACAAGTGTAAAGAGGAAATTCTATCAGAGCTCACACAGTTGACTCTGAGAAGCCTGATCTGTG ATCCTGAGGCTTCTGTTCAAGAGCAAGCTCTAGCTTTGGTTCGTAATCTTGTTGATGGGCCTCTAGATTCTATCCAGCACATCTTTGCTGAGGACGCTCTTCTGCTGCATGCTGTGGGACAGCAACTGCAGAGTGCTTCAAAAGCTCAAGTCCTCATTCAG ggTATGTACGTCTTTACAAATGTGGCATCTGGAAATGAAGTGCACAAGGAAGCCGTTATGCAAGAGCTCTTTCCACCGTTAGCTAATGATTCTGAATCAATTATGTTCAAGTTTTTACATAGTGATGATAGCCGGTTACGTACAGCTGCAGTTTGGACTCTAGTGAACCTTACTTCTCCAAGCAGTTCTGGTGCATCTGGCTGGGTGATGAAACTACGGAATGCCGGCATAGTTTCCCAGTTGAAAAATATGGTCAATGATCCTTGCCTTGATGTAAAG CTTAGAGCGAGGACAGCTCTAGGGCAATCAATGACTTCTGGTGATGGTTCTACATGA